A window of the Mucilaginibacter sp. cycad4 genome harbors these coding sequences:
- a CDS encoding TetR/AcrR family transcriptional regulator yields the protein MNDKQTLILDAAEDLFALHGFQESSTRAIATQAGVNPAMLSYYFGSKEQLLEMVLERGIARFEKVNKKAKLNHLSALQKLDAIMDQHIYLIKNHESFFRLLLHERFFPSSTGSAVAINFFLEKKYQLIKAIMTEAIAAQEMRLVDVELTSAILLGVFYNWAVLPKEFVIHSLGPPDVRIAKFYKSYLDELKIK from the coding sequence ATGAACGATAAGCAAACACTGATCCTTGACGCTGCCGAAGACCTATTTGCCTTGCATGGCTTCCAGGAAAGTTCAACCCGGGCCATCGCAACACAAGCAGGTGTTAATCCGGCCATGCTGTCTTATTACTTTGGTTCGAAAGAACAACTGCTGGAAATGGTACTGGAGCGCGGTATCGCCCGCTTCGAAAAAGTTAATAAAAAAGCGAAGCTCAACCATCTTAGCGCCCTGCAAAAGCTTGACGCGATCATGGATCAGCATATTTACCTCATTAAAAATCATGAAAGCTTTTTCAGATTGCTGCTGCATGAACGGTTTTTCCCAAGCTCAACCGGTTCAGCCGTAGCCATCAATTTCTTTTTGGAAAAAAAATACCAGTTGATCAAAGCTATTATGACTGAAGCTATAGCTGCTCAGGAGATGAGGTTGGTGGATGTAGAACTGACAAGCGCTATTCTTTTGGGTGTATTCTATAACTGGGCCGTGCTTCCCAAAGAGTTCGTCATTCATTCATTAGGACCGCCCGACGTAAGGATAGCCAAATTTTACAAAAGTTATCTGGATGAGCTGAAAATCAAATAA
- a CDS encoding ABC transporter permease — MKVLRFILQKEFRQIFRDKTILAMMFAMPTIQLIIMPLAANFEVKNINVAYVDHDHSTYSEKLINKIGSSGYFRIAGSPDSYTNGLKMIEDGDADLVLEIPPGFERNLVREGIQHVNVSVDAINGTKSSIGGGYLMAVIGDFNSSLDVNIKSPHGSVSLTTTSIAVKSANWYNPRAEYKYYMVPGILVLLLTLIGGFITALNIVREKEIGTIEQINVTPIKKWEFILGKLIPFWIVGMIVFTVGLTVMYVVYGIFPKGSLPLLYLFAAIYLIALLGLGLLISTFADTQLQAMFVAFFFMMIFMLMSGFFTSTDSMPGWARQISDFTPVTHFISVVRLIVLKGSGFAEVGTELLYLVGFAILLNSLAILNYRKTT; from the coding sequence ATGAAAGTATTAAGGTTTATATTACAAAAAGAGTTCCGCCAGATCTTCCGCGACAAAACGATACTGGCTATGATGTTCGCTATGCCTACCATCCAGCTGATCATCATGCCGCTGGCCGCCAACTTTGAGGTGAAGAACATTAATGTGGCTTATGTTGACCATGACCATAGTACCTATTCAGAAAAACTAATCAATAAAATCGGTTCTTCCGGTTACTTTAGAATTGCAGGCTCGCCTGATTCTTACACCAATGGCCTTAAAATGATTGAGGACGGGGATGCCGACCTGGTATTGGAGATACCACCCGGCTTTGAGCGCAACCTCGTACGCGAAGGCATCCAGCACGTTAATGTCTCGGTCGATGCCATTAACGGCACCAAATCATCCATCGGTGGCGGTTACCTGATGGCGGTTATCGGTGACTTTAACAGCAGCCTGGACGTCAATATCAAATCGCCGCACGGCAGCGTGTCCTTAACTACAACCAGCATTGCGGTCAAAAGCGCCAATTGGTATAATCCCCGCGCCGAGTACAAATACTATATGGTGCCCGGCATTCTGGTTTTGTTGCTTACACTGATCGGCGGCTTTATCACCGCGCTGAACATTGTACGGGAAAAGGAGATCGGCACCATCGAGCAGATCAACGTAACCCCTATCAAAAAATGGGAGTTCATTTTAGGCAAACTTATTCCTTTTTGGATAGTCGGCATGATCGTTTTCACTGTAGGCCTGACCGTCATGTATGTGGTTTACGGCATTTTTCCTAAAGGCAGCTTGCCATTACTTTATCTGTTTGCAGCCATCTATCTTATCGCGCTGTTAGGACTGGGTTTATTGATCTCCACCTTTGCCGATACCCAATTGCAGGCTATGTTCGTCGCTTTTTTCTTTATGATGATCTTTATGCTGATGAGCGGTTTTTTCACGAGCACCGACAGTATGCCGGGCTGGGCGCGACAAATCTCCGACTTTACCCCGGTTACGCATTTCATCAGCGTCGTCCGGCTCATTGTGCTCAAGGGCAGCGGCTTTGCAGAAGTAGGCACCGAGTTGCTTTATCTCGTTGGTTTTGCCATTCTTTTAAATTCGCTGGCTATTTTAAATTACCGGAAAACAACATAA
- a CDS encoding ABC transporter permease: MKQLLAFIRKEFYHVFRDRRTLLILFGLPIVQIVLFGFALSSEVKNIGITVMDNAHDINSQQIVNKINTSSYFKMKEPAKSYADIEHMFKAGTVKCALIFPVNFGADLYHTGKADVQVIADASDPNTATILTNYLTNIITNYQQQLNPNAVNAYQIIPDVRQLYNEEQNGSLNFIPGVIALIFMIVSTALTSVSVVKEKELGTMEILLVSPFKPIMVLVAKAVPYLVLSLINFVIILLLSVFLLDVQIKGSLILLFAESILFIITCLSLGLLISNLTNSQQTAMLMSMMGMMLPTMLLTGFMFPLENMPLIFRIISHLIPSRYYYDIVKAVMLKGLGFSYVWKETLILVGMATALLTLALKNFKIRLS, encoded by the coding sequence ATGAAGCAGTTATTAGCCTTTATCCGCAAGGAATTTTATCATGTGTTTCGCGACCGCCGGACCTTGCTCATCCTGTTCGGGCTGCCCATTGTACAAATTGTGCTCTTTGGTTTTGCCCTGAGCAGCGAGGTAAAGAACATCGGCATTACGGTAATGGATAACGCTCATGACATCAATTCGCAGCAGATCGTGAATAAGATCAATACCAGCAGCTATTTCAAAATGAAAGAGCCGGCCAAAAGTTATGCAGATATTGAGCATATGTTCAAAGCAGGCACGGTGAAATGTGCGCTGATCTTCCCGGTCAACTTTGGTGCAGACCTATATCATACCGGCAAAGCCGATGTACAGGTTATCGCCGATGCGTCTGATCCGAATACAGCTACCATTCTTACCAACTATCTTACTAATATTATTACTAATTATCAGCAGCAGCTCAATCCAAACGCCGTCAATGCATACCAGATTATTCCGGATGTACGGCAGCTGTATAACGAGGAGCAGAACGGTTCATTGAACTTTATTCCCGGGGTTATCGCGCTGATCTTCATGATTGTCAGCACTGCGCTTACTTCCGTGTCCGTAGTAAAGGAAAAGGAACTGGGTACGATGGAAATATTACTGGTATCGCCCTTTAAACCCATTATGGTACTGGTTGCCAAAGCGGTGCCTTATTTGGTATTATCGCTGATCAATTTTGTGATCATCCTGCTGTTATCGGTCTTTCTGCTGGATGTGCAGATCAAGGGGAGCCTGATCTTACTTTTTGCCGAAAGCATTTTGTTCATCATCACCTGCCTGTCGCTGGGGTTACTCATCTCCAACCTCACCAATTCCCAGCAAACGGCTATGCTGATGTCGATGATGGGTATGATGCTGCCTACTATGCTGCTCACGGGCTTTATGTTTCCGCTGGAAAATATGCCCTTAATCTTCCGGATTATTTCGCACCTCATCCCATCCCGGTATTATTATGATATTGTCAAAGCGGTAATGCTGAAAGGGCTTGGGTTCAGTTATGTCTGGAAGGAAACACTGATCCTGGTGGGGATGGCAACGGCGCTGTTAACGCTGGCATTGAAAAACTTTAAGATCAGATTGTCATGA
- a CDS encoding ABC transporter ATP-binding protein → MENKAIICKDLTKQFGDFKAVDKVTFDVNQGEIFGFLGANGAGKTTAMRILCGLSYPTSGEATVAGFDVYKQQEQIKRNIGYMSQKFSLYDNLTILENIEFYGGVYGVSRPEIKTRSQELVATLNLEKEAKKLVSELPLGWKQKLAFSVAIFHRPKIVFLDEPTGGVDPLTRRQFWDMIYEAAAGGITVFVTTHYMDEAEYCNRITVMVDGRVEAMDTPAKLKERFNTHSMDDVFYELARGAKRSGD, encoded by the coding sequence ATGGAAAATAAGGCGATCATCTGTAAGGATCTCACCAAACAGTTTGGTGATTTTAAAGCAGTAGACAAGGTCACGTTCGACGTGAACCAGGGTGAGATCTTCGGTTTCCTCGGTGCCAATGGCGCGGGCAAAACTACCGCTATGCGCATTTTGTGCGGCCTTTCTTACCCAACTTCGGGCGAGGCTACAGTAGCCGGCTTTGATGTATATAAACAACAGGAACAAATCAAACGGAACATCGGCTACATGAGCCAGAAGTTCTCTTTGTATGATAACCTGACCATCCTTGAAAATATAGAATTTTATGGCGGAGTGTACGGTGTATCACGCCCCGAGATCAAAACGCGGAGCCAGGAACTGGTTGCTACGCTTAACCTGGAAAAGGAAGCCAAAAAACTGGTAAGCGAGCTGCCTTTGGGCTGGAAACAGAAGCTGGCTTTTTCGGTAGCGATCTTTCACCGTCCCAAGATCGTGTTTTTAGATGAGCCTACCGGCGGGGTTGACCCGCTTACGCGCCGGCAATTCTGGGACATGATCTACGAAGCAGCTGCCGGCGGTATTACCGTATTTGTAACCACGCATTATATGGATGAGGCCGAATACTGTAACCGCATTACTGTGATGGTGGATGGCCGCGTAGAAGCAATGGATACGCCTGCTAAATTAAAGGAACGGTTCAACACCCATTCCATGGACGATGTTTTTTATGAACTGGCGCGCGGCGCCAAAAGATCGGGGGATTAA
- a CDS encoding ABC transporter ATP-binding protein, with protein MMPAVSLKNISKNYGDVKAVDNVSFEVEKGELFGLIGPDGAGKTSIFRILTTLLLADKGAAIVESCDVAKDYRAIRNQVGYMPGRFSLYQDLTVEENLNFFATIFGTTIQENYDLIKDIYEQIKPFSNRRAGKLSGGMKQKLALCCALIHKPTVLFLDEPTTGVDVVSRKEFWEMLAKLKQQNISILVSTPYMDEAKLCDRIALMQSGKIMSVDKPGNIVQSFPKPLFAVKAAAIYQLLQDLRTDESVESCYAFGEYLHLTLKDDTNDRRKVIDMVAKYHHEELEVKNVTPTIEDSFIRLMREQNLKEAPDGK; from the coding sequence ATGATGCCCGCAGTCTCTCTTAAAAATATCAGTAAAAATTACGGCGACGTAAAAGCTGTGGACAACGTATCCTTTGAGGTAGAAAAAGGCGAACTGTTCGGCCTCATCGGCCCGGATGGTGCCGGCAAGACCTCGATCTTTCGTATACTGACCACTTTATTGTTAGCCGATAAGGGCGCTGCCATCGTGGAAAGCTGCGATGTGGCGAAAGATTACCGCGCCATCCGCAACCAGGTAGGTTATATGCCGGGGCGTTTTTCTTTATATCAGGATCTGACGGTTGAAGAGAACTTGAATTTCTTCGCTACGATATTCGGCACCACCATCCAGGAGAATTATGACCTAATCAAAGATATTTATGAACAGATCAAGCCCTTCAGCAATCGCCGGGCCGGTAAATTATCGGGCGGTATGAAACAAAAGCTCGCCCTGTGCTGCGCGCTGATCCATAAACCAACGGTATTATTCCTTGACGAACCGACCACCGGCGTGGATGTGGTATCCCGCAAAGAGTTTTGGGAAATGCTGGCGAAGTTAAAACAGCAAAACATCAGTATCCTGGTATCTACGCCTTACATGGATGAAGCCAAACTATGTGACCGCATTGCTTTAATGCAAAGCGGCAAGATCATGTCGGTAGACAAACCGGGCAATATTGTACAAAGCTTCCCTAAACCCTTATTTGCCGTCAAAGCTGCGGCTATTTATCAATTATTGCAGGATCTGCGTACTGATGAATCCGTGGAAAGCTGTTATGCTTTTGGCGAGTATCTGCACCTGACCTTGAAGGACGACACCAATGATAGACGAAAAGTAATTGATATGGTAGCTAAGTATCATCATGAAGAGCTGGAAGTGAAGAACGTAACCCCTACCATCGAGGACAGTTTTATCCGCCTGATGCGGGAACAAAATTTAAAGGAGGCCCCTGATGGAAAATAA
- a CDS encoding HlyD family efflux transporter periplasmic adaptor subunit, translating into MKRTLYFLTIALLLSACSHKNDFDASGNFEVDEVIVSAQQNGQLLSFTIQEGSQLKAGEQVGQIDVTTATLQKQQTEASIKALKEKISNPNDQAELVRRQLAVQESQLAQQIRERDRTANLVKADAATKKQLDDANAALDQLRKQIAVTRQQLKLNTTNTNTQNRSIMSERAPMEKTAAQYQEQINKGQVINPLTGIVLVKYALQGEMQTIGKPLYKIANTDTLTLRAYVTGTQLPQIRIGQQVKARIDQGEKNYKSYDGQISWISDKSEFSPKTIQTKDERANLVYAVKVRVKNDGYLKIGMYGEVIWSKP; encoded by the coding sequence ATGAAACGCACCTTATACTTTTTAACGATAGCGCTGCTGCTAAGCGCCTGCAGCCACAAAAATGACTTTGATGCTTCGGGCAATTTTGAGGTTGACGAAGTAATCGTTTCCGCCCAGCAGAACGGGCAATTACTTTCCTTTACCATACAGGAGGGATCACAGTTAAAAGCGGGTGAACAGGTGGGTCAGATCGATGTAACTACCGCTACACTTCAAAAACAGCAAACCGAAGCATCGATAAAGGCATTAAAAGAAAAGATCAGCAACCCTAATGACCAGGCCGAACTGGTACGCCGTCAGCTGGCTGTACAGGAATCACAACTGGCACAGCAGATCCGGGAGCGCGACCGCACCGCCAACCTTGTCAAAGCCGATGCAGCTACCAAAAAACAACTGGACGATGCTAATGCCGCACTGGATCAGTTGCGCAAGCAGATTGCCGTTACCCGGCAGCAGCTCAAACTGAACACCACAAACACTAATACGCAAAACCGGAGCATTATGAGTGAGCGTGCCCCGATGGAAAAAACGGCCGCACAATACCAGGAGCAAATTAATAAAGGGCAGGTCATTAACCCTTTAACCGGTATCGTTTTAGTGAAATATGCTTTGCAGGGTGAAATGCAAACCATCGGCAAACCCTTATACAAGATCGCCAATACCGATACGCTGACACTTCGGGCTTACGTTACCGGTACGCAGTTGCCGCAGATCAGGATCGGCCAGCAGGTCAAGGCCCGCATCGATCAGGGCGAAAAAAATTATAAATCTTACGACGGGCAGATCAGCTGGATCTCCGACAAATCGGAGTTTTCGCCTAAAACCATTCAAACCAAAGATGAACGCGCCAATTTGGTTTACGCGGTTAAAGTACGTGTGAAGAATGATGGTTACTTAAAGATCGGCATGTACGGTGAAGTGATCTGGTCAAAACCTTAA
- a CDS encoding TolC family protein codes for MNSRYLSCLALVLTITAVQAQEKLTLAECYRLARENYPVIKKMDLISQTSQFTLENANKRYLPQISFSGQASYQSQTIAFPSALAGALPQISKDQYKIQGEVDQQLYDGGAVHQQNEVTKANTDLQRQNLEVSLYTLNDRVNNIFFSILLVDAQLKQNELQKGNLQTQAQKTQASFNNGVAFQSNVNELQAEVMSTDMATTEYTANRTAYLRMLSLLIGKEVTSSAQLQTPGAISHTGDINRPELKAYDLQKSVYDAQEKQLRSDYLPKFSAFFQGAYGRPTLNIVENQFGAWYITGIRLNWSLGSLYTLGNSKKILNLNRQSADADKATFLLNTKMDLAQQDEQVKKYNDLIQQDEKTIALRESVTKSATAQLENGVITTHEYVQQVNAENLARQNLILHRIQLVQAQYNFNYKSGN; via the coding sequence ATGAATAGTAGATACCTATCGTGCCTCGCCTTGGTGTTGACCATTACTGCCGTACAGGCTCAGGAAAAACTGACACTGGCCGAATGCTATCGCCTGGCACGTGAGAATTACCCGGTCATCAAAAAAATGGACCTGATTTCTCAAACCTCGCAGTTCACTTTAGAGAACGCGAACAAGCGCTATTTGCCGCAGATTTCGTTCTCGGGCCAGGCTTCTTACCAATCGCAAACCATCGCCTTTCCATCCGCGCTGGCGGGGGCCTTACCACAGATCAGCAAAGATCAGTACAAAATACAGGGCGAGGTTGATCAGCAGCTCTATGACGGCGGTGCAGTTCATCAGCAAAATGAAGTGACCAAAGCCAATACCGATTTGCAGCGTCAAAACCTGGAAGTGAGCCTGTATACTTTAAACGACAGGGTGAACAATATCTTCTTTTCCATTTTGCTGGTGGATGCGCAGTTGAAGCAAAACGAACTGCAAAAAGGAAACCTGCAAACCCAGGCGCAAAAAACGCAGGCCTCGTTTAACAACGGCGTAGCCTTTCAAAGCAATGTGAACGAGTTGCAGGCCGAGGTGATGAGTACCGATATGGCCACTACAGAATATACTGCCAACCGTACGGCCTACCTGCGGATGCTGTCGCTGCTCATTGGTAAAGAAGTAACTTCCTCTGCACAGCTTCAAACACCCGGCGCAATTTCCCATACCGGCGATATCAATCGTCCCGAGCTGAAAGCATATGACCTGCAAAAGTCAGTTTATGATGCCCAGGAAAAACAACTTCGTTCAGATTACCTACCCAAGTTCAGCGCCTTTTTCCAGGGTGCTTACGGCAGGCCTACCTTAAATATCGTCGAGAACCAGTTCGGGGCCTGGTATATCACGGGCATCCGTTTAAACTGGTCGCTGGGCAGCTTATATACTTTAGGCAACTCAAAGAAAATACTGAACCTCAACCGCCAGTCAGCCGATGCGGATAAAGCAACTTTTTTATTGAACACCAAAATGGACCTGGCGCAGCAGGATGAGCAGGTGAAAAAATATAACGACCTGATACAGCAGGATGAAAAAACGATCGCGCTACGGGAATCGGTCACTAAGTCGGCCACTGCACAACTGGAAAATGGCGTGATCACCACCCACGAATATGTCCAGCAGGTGAATGCAGAAAACCTGGCCAGGCAAAACCTCATCCTGCACCGCATTCAATTAGTACAGGCACAATATAATTTCAACTATAAATCAGGCAATTGA
- a CDS encoding TetR family transcriptional regulator: protein MSKQQLDASTEEKILATAKKIFTQKGYEATKVRDIAAEADINLSLVNYYFRSKEKLFEHIMVDNINKLFEKVGPVLNDEKSSLQQKISFIAEHYIDLLLENPDLPRFVVNEVLSGSNKIEAISSKRALFQQSHFAKQIFALQAEGKIKFEPVQVMMNLMGMLIFPFLGQKLFNNIGVQPAGFREMMEARKQLIPVWIDAIINS, encoded by the coding sequence ATGAGTAAACAACAATTGGACGCTTCCACAGAAGAAAAGATATTGGCGACAGCCAAAAAGATCTTCACCCAAAAGGGTTATGAGGCGACCAAAGTACGTGATATTGCCGCCGAAGCAGATATCAACCTGTCTTTGGTCAATTATTATTTCCGCAGCAAGGAAAAGCTGTTCGAGCATATCATGGTCGATAATATCAATAAGCTGTTTGAAAAGGTGGGGCCAGTGTTGAACGACGAAAAATCCAGCCTCCAGCAAAAGATCAGTTTTATAGCTGAACATTATATCGATTTATTACTGGAAAATCCTGACCTGCCAAGATTTGTTGTGAATGAGGTGCTTTCCGGCTCCAATAAGATCGAGGCTATTTCCAGCAAACGCGCACTGTTCCAGCAATCACATTTTGCCAAACAAATCTTTGCTTTGCAGGCCGAAGGAAAGATCAAATTTGAGCCGGTACAGGTGATGATGAACCTTATGGGCATGCTCATATTTCCGTTCCTCGGGCAAAAATTGTTTAACAATATTGGCGTACAACCTGCTGGCTTTCGTGAAATGATGGAAGCGCGGAAACAACTGATCCCGGTTTGGATCGATGCTATTATTAACAGTTAA
- a CDS encoding class I lanthipeptide: MKKIKLDPLALDKQTIAKLDERQLQEILGGAVADFQATSGDCNLGSSSCGTTGNSGSCNTGSSQC, from the coding sequence ATGAAAAAGATCAAACTTGATCCATTAGCATTGGACAAACAAACAATCGCTAAACTGGACGAAAGACAACTTCAGGAAATCTTAGGGGGAGCTGTTGCCGACTTTCAGGCAACCTCTGGCGACTGCAACCTCGGTAGTTCAAGTTGCGGAACAACCGGCAATTCTGGTAGCTGCAATACCGGAAGTAGCCAATGCTAA
- a CDS encoding outer membrane beta-barrel family protein: MKLCLYYRGGILSFLLFFGIIYHVAAQVISGRVVETGGKGIENANISVLNANDSSAVKYGVSDKQGYFELTNLTNGIFVIKVSCIGYNTRLLNNIKLTGSSIKLTDIVLGAELKELKEVKITQKAPILQRKVDRLIFNLNSTIMANGASLFEVLRVAPLLTVSDNSVSMVGKGSMGVMINEKLINLSGVDLTNYLKTLRSENVEKIEIITTPPAKYEAQGNAGLINIVLKKNESLGWRGSISSSLMQQTYSSYNNSLALFFRSKKINSTFTFSQSNYHNIIVESNDITGQPNPILSKGRRVTTTPNLQAGLSIDYELNKHNNVGVIYNISHSKAHTILNNSSSFNTGSTVDSVLNTNAEILRPVFTQTLNVYHDLNIDSTGKKLNSSVNFFTNRPEVRNNFVSESETTDATVRNNSLSEYKIWSVQSDLTLPYKGATVETGAKYTIFDNSADVEYFNYANKNFVLDNTRSNKFNYTENNLAGYFSMESELSKKWTTKAGLRYEYTMMDGYSPTLNQRNKRNYGALFPTAYITYKANKDNVFSLNYARRINRPGLNFLNPFAFYSNLYSYSVGNPLLLPSFSNNLELSYLYKGMLSFTVFAQHTSDLFSSITTVNGPSVISTIQNYLSQDNLGTYVSFNRAFFKWWDNSTSATFFLVSPKSKIQNIPTENGVSASFSVNNSFKATSKLSFYINYSQSLPSTNGNVYTYAQRNLTTGARLKLINNNFIISSSYFLGTVNKYDIRFNDFVQTIKTDYDYRTFNLGLTYLFGRSKVSGNNKNISFDEKRRAQR, translated from the coding sequence ATGAAGTTGTGTCTTTATTATAGAGGAGGTATATTAAGTTTTCTCTTGTTTTTCGGCATTATTTATCACGTAGCGGCACAGGTTATTTCTGGCAGGGTAGTCGAAACCGGGGGCAAAGGAATTGAAAATGCAAACATATCAGTTTTAAATGCTAATGACTCGAGTGCAGTAAAATATGGAGTAAGTGACAAACAAGGTTATTTCGAACTCACCAATTTAACCAATGGGATATTTGTTATTAAGGTTAGTTGCATAGGCTACAACACCCGGCTGTTAAATAATATTAAGCTTACCGGTTCTTCTATTAAATTAACAGATATCGTTCTTGGGGCAGAATTAAAAGAATTAAAAGAAGTCAAAATCACTCAAAAAGCACCCATCCTGCAAAGAAAAGTTGATCGACTAATTTTTAACCTAAATAGCACCATAATGGCGAATGGGGCCTCACTATTTGAGGTTTTGCGCGTTGCGCCTCTTTTAACAGTTTCAGATAACAGTGTTTCGATGGTAGGCAAAGGAAGTATGGGGGTTATGATAAATGAGAAATTGATAAATCTGAGCGGAGTAGATCTGACCAATTACCTTAAAACGCTACGCTCAGAAAATGTGGAAAAAATTGAAATTATAACTACTCCTCCGGCAAAGTATGAAGCGCAGGGAAATGCTGGCCTGATTAACATTGTTTTAAAGAAAAACGAATCATTGGGATGGCGGGGTTCAATAAGTTCGTCGTTGATGCAGCAAACCTACAGCTCATATAATAACAGTTTGGCCTTATTTTTTCGGTCAAAAAAAATTAACAGCACTTTCACCTTTAGCCAATCAAATTATCATAATATTATTGTCGAGTCGAATGATATAACCGGGCAGCCTAACCCCATACTTAGCAAAGGGCGACGCGTAACAACTACCCCAAATTTACAGGCCGGTTTAAGTATAGATTATGAGTTAAACAAACACAATAATGTCGGGGTTATTTACAACATTTCACACAGTAAAGCGCACACCATTTTAAATAACAGTAGCAGCTTTAATACCGGCAGTACAGTCGACTCTGTTTTGAACACTAATGCCGAAATTTTAAGGCCTGTATTCACTCAAACTTTAAACGTATACCACGATTTAAACATTGATTCGACCGGGAAGAAATTAAATAGCTCGGTAAACTTTTTTACAAACAGGCCCGAAGTAAGAAATAATTTTGTTTCTGAATCTGAAACTACCGATGCAACTGTACGGAATAACAGCCTTTCAGAATATAAGATCTGGTCTGTCCAATCAGATTTAACATTGCCTTATAAAGGGGCAACCGTAGAGACCGGCGCAAAATACACCATTTTTGATAATAGTGCCGATGTGGAATACTTTAATTATGCCAACAAAAATTTTGTCTTAGATAACACACGTAGTAACAAATTCAACTATACAGAAAATAACCTTGCCGGATATTTCAGCATGGAATCGGAATTATCCAAAAAATGGACCACCAAGGCTGGATTACGGTATGAGTATACGATGATGGATGGCTATTCGCCTACTTTAAACCAACGTAATAAACGAAATTATGGGGCTTTATTTCCTACAGCCTATATCACTTACAAAGCCAATAAGGATAATGTTTTTTCGTTAAATTATGCGAGGAGGATTAACCGCCCCGGTCTTAATTTCTTAAACCCGTTCGCGTTTTATTCCAATCTTTATAGTTATTCCGTAGGGAATCCACTTTTGCTCCCTTCCTTCAGTAATAATTTAGAACTCAGCTACCTATACAAAGGCATGCTTTCCTTTACTGTATTTGCACAACATACCAGCGATCTGTTTTCATCAATTACAACCGTTAACGGTCCATCGGTTATTTCAACAATACAAAACTATTTATCTCAGGATAACTTAGGGACCTACGTTTCATTTAATCGCGCCTTTTTTAAATGGTGGGACAACAGCACGTCTGCCACTTTTTTCTTAGTATCCCCAAAATCCAAAATCCAGAACATCCCTACTGAGAATGGGGTTTCCGCCTCATTTAGTGTCAATAATAGTTTCAAGGCAACGTCTAAGCTTAGTTTTTACATTAATTACAGCCAGTCTCTGCCTTCTACTAATGGAAACGTTTACACTTACGCTCAGCGTAATTTGACAACCGGGGCCAGGCTAAAGTTAATTAACAACAATTTCATAATAAGCTCAAGCTATTTTCTTGGTACGGTAAACAAATATGATATCCGTTTTAATGATTTTGTCCAGACCATAAAAACGGATTACGATTATAGAACCTTCAACCTTGGGCTTACCTATTTATTCGGGAGATCTAAAGTTTCTGGAAATAACAAGAACATATCTTTTGATGAAAAGAGAAGAGCTCAAAGATAA